The region GGCTACAAGGTCTCCGGCGGTCTGCACGGCGTCGGCGTCTCGGTCGTCAACGCCCTGTCCACGCGCCTCGTCGCCGAGGTGCGGAACCGCGGCCACCTGTGGCGCCAGACGTTCCGGCTCGGCGTGCCCGACGCCGACCTCGAGCAGGTCCGGCCGATGGAGGCCGACGAGAAGACCGGCACCACGGTCACCTGGTATGCCTCGGAGGACATCTTCGAGCACACCAACTACAACCTCGAGACGATCACCTCGCGCCTGCGCGAGATGGCCTTCCTCAACAAGGGCGTCGAGTTCGTCGTGCGCGACGAGCGGGCCGACGCCGAGGCGCGCGTCGACGCGATCGAGGACGACACGATCGACAACGAGGTCGACAACGCCGGCCACGACGCGATCAAGCGTGCGGAGTCGGGCGGCCTCGAGCAGGTCTTCAAGTACGACCGCGGTCTCGTCGACTACGTCGAGCACCTCAACCGCCGCAAGACGATCGCCAACGCGACCGTCATCTCCTTCGAGGCCGAGACGGCCGAGGGCGCCTCGGGCCAGCACATGAGCCTCGAGGTCGCGATGCAGTGGAACACCTCCTACACCGAGTCGGTCCACACCTTCGCCAACAACATCAACACCCACGAGGGCGGCACCCACGAGGAGGGCTTCCGCGCCTCCCTCACCTCCCTGGTCAACAACTGGGGCGAGGAGTGGGGCCTGATCAAGAAGAAGGAGGACCGGGTCTCCGGGGACGACATCCGCGAGGGCCTGACCGCCATCATCTCGATCAAGCTGGGCGAGCCGCAGTTCGAGGGCCAGACCAAGACCAAGCTCGGCAACACCGAGGCCAAGGGCTTCGCGCAGCGCATCATGAACGACCAGCTCGGCGCCTGGTTCGAGGAGAACCCGGCGGAGGGCAAGGAGATCGTGCGCAAGTCGCAGGCCGCGGCCAACGCCCGGATCGCCGCCCGCAAGGCGCGCGAGCTCGCCCGCAGCCGCAAGGGCCTGCTCGGCGGCGGCGGCCTCCCCGGCAAGCTGAGCGACTGCCAGTCGACCAACCCCGCCGAGTGCGAGGTGTTCATCGTCGAGGGCGACTCCGCCGGCGGCTCGGCCCGCCAGGGCCGCGACCCGCGCATCCAGGCGATCCTCCCGATCCGCGGCAAGATCCTCAACGTCGAGAAGGCGCGCATCGACAAGGTGCTCGCCAACACCGAGGTGCAGGCGATCATCTCCGCGCTCGGCACCGGCATCCACGAGGAGTTCAACCTCGAGAAGCTGCGCTACCACAAGGTCGTGATGATGGCCGACGCCGACGTCGACGGCCACCACATCAACACCTTGCTGCTGACGCTGCTCTTCCGCTTCATGAAGCCGCTCATCGAGCACGGCTACGTCTACATGGCGCAGCCCCCGCTCTACCGGCTGCGCTGGAACAAGCCGGCCGAGCACGAGTTCGTCTACTCCGACGCCGAGCGCGACGCCCTCATGCGCGACGGCCTCGCGCAGGGCCGCAAGCTCCCCAAGGAGAACCCGGTCCAGCGCTACAAGGGCCTCGGCGAGATGAACGCCGACGAGCTGTGGGAGACCACGATGGATCCCGACGCGCGCCTGATGAAGCAGGTCACGCTCGAGGACGCCGCCCAGGCCGACGAGATCTTCTCGATCCTCATGGGCGAGGACGTCGAGCAGCGACGGTCCTTCATCCAGCGCAACGCCAAGGACGTCCGCTTCCTCGACATCTAGGTCGGTCGGTTCCCTCTACGACCAGACCTAGACATCGTTAGAACGCAGGAGAGAGACACATGACTGAGACCCCCACCGGCACCGGCGCAGGCGGCTTCGGCTTCGGCGACGACCGCATCCAGCCGATCGAGCTGCAGACCCTCATGCAGCAGTCCTACATCGACTACGCGATGACCGTCATCGTGGGCCGCGCGCTGCCCGACGTACGCGACGGGCTCAAGCCGGTGCACCGCCGCATCCTCTACGCGATGTACGACGGTGGCTACCGCCCCGACCGCGGGTTCTCGAAGTGCTCGCGCGTCGTCGGCGACGTCATGGGTCAGTACCACCCGCACGGCGACTCCGCGATCTACGACACCATGGTCCGCCTCGCGCAGCCGTGGGTGCTGCGCTACCCGCTGATCAACGGCCAGGGCAACTTCGGCTCGCCGGGCAACGACTCCGCCGCGGCCATGCGGTACACCGAGTGCCGGATGGCGCCGCTGGCCATGGAGATGGTCCGCGACATCGACGAGGACACCGTCGACTTCCAGCCCAACTACGACGGTCGCTCGCAGGAGCCGACCATCCTGCCGAGCCGGTTCCCGAACCTGCTCGTCAACGGCTCGGCCGGCATCGCGGTCGGCATGGCGACCAACATCCCGCCGCACAACCTCATCGAGGTCGCCGACGGCGCGAAGTGGGCGCTCGAGCACCCCGACGCCACCAAGGAAGAGCTCCAGGACGCGCTCATCGAGCGGATCAAGGGCCCCGACTTCCCCAACGGCGCCCTCATCGTGGGCCGCCAGGGCATCGAGCAGGCCTACCGCACCGGTCGCGGCTCGATCGCCCAGCGCGCGGTCGTCGAGATCGACGAGGACGCCAAGGGCCGCGTCATGCTGGTGATCAGCGAGCTGCCCTACATGGTCAACCCCGACAACCTCGCGCTCAAGATCGCTGAGCTCGCCGACTCGGGCCGGATCCAGGGCATCTCCGACGTCCGCGACGACACCAGCTCGCGCACCGGTCAGCGCCTGGTCATCATCCTGCGTCGCGACGCCGTCGCGCGCGTGGTGCTCAACAACCTCTTCAAGCACACCGAGCTGCAGTCGAACTTCTCGGCCAACATGCTGGCGCTCGTCGACGGCGTGCCGCGCACCCTGTCGATCGACCAGTTCATCTCCAGCTGGGTCACCCACCAGATCGAGGTCATCCAGCGGCGTACGCGCTTCCGCCTCGCCGAGGCCGAGCGCCAGGCGCACATCTACCGCGGCCTGGCCAAGGCGCTCGACGCGCTCGACGAGGTCATCGCGCTCATCCGCCGCAGCCCCGACGTCGAGGAGGCCCGCCAGGGCCTGATCGAGCTGCTCGAGATCGACGAGATCCAGGCCAACGCCATCCTCGAGATGCAGCTGCGCCGCCTGGCCGCCCTCGAGCGCCAGAAGATCATGGACCGCCTCGCCGAGCTCGAGCGCGTCATCGCCGACCTCGAGGACATCCTCGCCAACGAGGCCCGCCAGCGGCAGATCGTCTCCGACGAGCTCACCGAGATCGTCGACAAGTACGGCAACGAGCGGCGCTCGCAGATCATCGCGGCCGACGGCGACCTCTCGATGGAGGACCTGATCCCCGACGAGGAGCTCGTCGTCTCGATCACGCGCGGCGGGTACGCCAAGCGCACCCGCGCCGACCAGTACCGGCTCCAGAAGCGCGGCGGCAAGGGCGTGCGCGGTGCGACGCTGCGCGGCGACGACGTCGTCCAGCACTTCATCGCCACGACCAACCACCACTGGCTGCTGTTCTTCACCACGGCCGGACGCGTCTACCGGACCAAGGCCTACAACCTGCCCGAGGCCGCACGCGACGCGAAGGGCGGCCACGTCGCCGGCCTGCTGAGCTTCCAGCCCGACGAGGAGATCGCCCAGGTGCTGGCGATCCGCGACTACGAGCAGGCTCCCTACCTCGTGCTCGCCACCCGCACCGGCCTGGTCAAGAAGACCAAGCTCGGCGACTACAACAGCCCGCGCCAGGCCGGCGTCATCGCCATCAACTTTCGCGAGGACGACGACGAGCTGATCGGTGCCGAGCTGGTCAACGCCGACGACGACATCCTGCTCGTCTCCCGCAAGGGCCAGGCGATCCGGTTCCAGGCCAGCGACGACCAGCTGCGGCCGATGGGTCGCGCCACCGGCGGCGTGCGCGGCATGAAGTTCAAGCACGAGGACGACCACGTCCTGTCCCTCTCGGTGATCCGCGCCGCCCAGGTGGCGGCCGAGGAGGCCGCCGAGGCGCGGCTCGTCGAGGGCGGCGAGGCTCCCGACGCCATCGAGCCGGGCACGCTGCCCGACGTCAAGGAGCAGTACGTCTTCACGATCACCGACGGCGGCTACGCCAAGCGCTCGCGCATCACCGACTACCGCATCACCAACCGTGGCGGCGTCGGCATCCGCGCGGTCAAGCTCAGCAACGAGGACCGCGGCGGCCTGGTCGGCGCGTTCATCGTGGAGGAGGGCGACGAGGTCCTGTCGATCACCAGCGGTGGCCAGGTCGTGCGCAGCCCCATCGACGCGAACTTCCGGGCGACCGGTCGCGACAGCCAGGGCGTGAAGTTCGTGACGCCCAAGAAGGGCGACACGGTGGCCGTCGTGGCTCGTTCGGTCGAGGCCCGCGAGGACGAGGAGGAGCTCGCCGAAGGTGTCGAGGGCGAGGCCGTGACGCCGGGTGACGAATCGCCGGTTGTGGGCGACGGTGCAACAATCGATGCTCAGACCGCCGAGCCCGCCCCCGACGAGAACACTGAGGAGTGAGGGACCCGTGTCGGAACGCACCGCACCCCCCAGTCGTGACACCGCCCGTCGTACGTCGGGGGACGAGCCCCCGCGGAGGTCGCTGACCGAGCGCCTGCAGAGCACGCTGTCCAACGCCGCCGAGGAGCACCGCGCCAACGCGAGCGCGGAGGAGCCGAAGGGCAGCCGGACGCGTCGTCAGGCGGGTCGCCAGCCCCGTCGCGCCCGACTGCGGCTGACCCGGATCGACCCGTGGTCGGTCATGAAGACGTCGTTCCTGCTGTCGGTCGCCTTCGGTGTGGTCACCTTCGTGGCGATCTTCATGGTCTGGTCGGTGCTCGGCGCCGCCGGCGTCTGGGACTCGATCAACTCCGCCGTGGCGAGCATCGTCGAGGGCGACAGCGGCAACTCGACCTTCGACGTGACCGACTACGTCGGCATGTCGCGGGTGCTCGGCTTCACCCTCCTGGTGTCGGTGATCGACGTGATCCTGCTGACCGCGCTGGCCACCCTGACGGCGTTCCTCTACAACCTCGCGGCCGCCCTGCTCGGCGGCATCGAGGTCACCCTCGCCGAGGACGAGAAGTGACCGATCGCGGGTAGGCACCCTCGATTGGCACCGCCCGACCACGGTCAGGTAATCTTCGGCGTCGCTGCTGGTGCAGCGTTGCGGGCCTATAGCTCAGACGGTTAGAGCGCTTCCCTGATAAGGAAGAGGTCGGAGGTTCAAGTCCTCCTAGGCCCACTCCATCCCCTTCTTCTCTCGAGGAGAGCTCCATGAAGAAGCTCCTGCTGGTCGTCGCGGCCGCCGGCGCCGCGCTCTTCGCGAAGAGGAAGATGGACGAGGGCAAGCACGAGCAGGCCCTCTGGGCAGAGGCCACCGACACCGTCGAGAAGGCCTGACGCTCGCTCCCTCACGGGGCCTTGGCGCAATTGGTAGCGCACCTGCTTTGCAAGCAGGGGGTTAGGGGTTCGAGTCCCCTAGGCTCCACCACCGGCTGACGCCCGGGCCTCGTGCTCGGCACAGTCCACCCGGAGCTGGGCGTCCCCGAAGTCGACAGCGAGCAGCGTGCAGCGGTACGGAGCCGGCGTACTGCCGCCCGCGTCGTCGAAGTAACGGCAGGTCAGGCAGGTCCGGGCAACCGCGACCACCCCGTCGTCGTGGAGGTCGGCCACCAGACCGAGCACCACGCGCAGTGCGGTCGCCTTGTCATCGTCGCCGACGACCGCGAGGCTCTCGGCGAGCGGACCGTCCCAGCTGCTGAGGCGCGTGTGCAGCGCCTCGCCCGCGGAGGTCACCGAGTAGATCGTGTTGCGGCGGTCGACCGGGTCCGGTGCCTTCGTGACCAGCTCCTTGCGGCGCAGCGTGCCCAGGGCCTCGCTCACCGTCGCCTGCGACACGTCGAGCTCAACCGCGAGGTCACTGACCCGCGCCCGGCCCGCCATGGCGTGCACCCGCAGCAGCAGCTGGTGCTGGAGCGGGCTCACGCCCTCGGCGTACGCCTGGCGCAGCAGCATCGTCCGGCTCACGTGACCCATCCGCTCGAGCGCTCCGGCGAGGCGCTGGTCGAGGTCGTGGACCGGCAGCGAGGCGTCCGGATGGACCGTCGCGTCCTCCGGCAGTCCGTCGGCCGTGCGCTCGTGGCTGGTCACTTAGGAATCCTAAGCGAATCGTTGACACGGCTCAACGACGAATTGCATAGTAGTCCTAAGGGTTCGACTCCGAGCCTGCCTATTCGAGGAGATGTCATGTCACGAGTCGCCCTGGTCGACCCCGCCACCGCCGGTCCCGGCACCAAGCCGGTGCTCGACGAGATCCACGCCGCCTTCGGCACCACGCCGGCGATGTTCCGCGCCGTCGCCAACTCCCCCGCAGCGCTCGAGATGATGTGGGCCGGTTTCGGTGCGCTGGGCCACGGGCGCCTCGGCGCGAAGCTCGGCGAGCAGGTCGCCGTGCTGGTCGCGGACCGCAATGCGTGCGAGTACTGCCTGGCCGCCCACACGGCGCTGGGCCGCAAGGCAGGCGCGAGCCCCGAGGAGATGGGTGAGGCCCAGGCTGGACGCTCGACCGACCCACGCACCGCTGCCGTGCTCGCGTTCGCCGAGAAGCTGGTCCAGGACCGCGCCCAGGTCACCGACGCCGACGTCGAGTCCCTGCGGGCTGCCGGTCTCGACGACGAGGACGTGGTGGAGCTGGTCGCGCACGTCGCGCTCAACCTCTTCACCAACTACGTCAACGTGGCGCTCGGAGTTCCGGTGGACTTCCCGAGGGTCGCGCTGCTCGCCGCTCGCTGAGGAGACCCGACGTGACGACCCACGACCTGACCATCCGCGACTGGACCGTGGCCGGGTGGCTGGGGACGCCGCGCCCGGACTTCGCGGTCGGTGACCTCGCCGACCGCGTCGTCCTCGCGGCAGCGTTCCAGATGCTGTGCCCGGGTTGTGTCGAGACGACCATCCCCCAGCTGCGACGAGCCGCCGCGACGTTCCCCGCCGACCAGGTGGCTGTCGTCGGGCTCCACACGGTCTTCGAGCACCACGAGGCGATGACCCCGGTCGCGCTGCAGGCCTTCCTCCACGAGTACCGCGTGACGTTCCCCGTGGCGATGGACCAACCGGCGCGGCGCGGCCAGGTGCCCGTCACCATGGAGCGGTTCGCGATGCAGGGCACGCCCACCGTCATGCTGTACGACCGCGCGGGGGCGTTGCGGCGCCGCACCTTCGGCCACGTCCCCGACCTCGAGCTCGGCGCCCAGGTCGCGGCGCTGGTGCTGGAGGACGGACCGACGGCGGCACCACCGGTGGCGCACGACGTACGACCCAGCAGGGCCTACGCCTGCGACGAGACGGGATGCCGGGTGTGAGCGGAGGTATCTGCCCACGCGTGTGACGTCCCGCCCATCCCTCGGAAATGGTCATCGCGGCGCTGACGCTGGTCCCACACTGGTCCCATGCTGGGCATCACCGACCTCCCGACCTACCTCGTCGGCCTGATCCTGATCGTCCTGCTGCCGGGTCCGAACTCGCTCTACGTCCTCTCCGTCGCCGCGCGGCGGGGGGTGCGCACCGGGTACGGCGCCGCAGCGGGCGTGTGGACGGGCGACGCCGTGCTGATGACGCTGTCCGCCGCGGGCGTGGCGTCGCTGCTCCAGGCCAACCCGACGGCGTTCAGCGTCGTCAAGTGGGCGGGAGCGTCGTACCTCCTCTGGCTCGCGATCGGCATGATGCGCGCCGCGTGGGGCATGTGGCGCTCGCGCCGCAGCGTGGCCGAGCAGATCGCGGACGCCGCGGTCGAGGCCGGCTTCGAGACCGCGCCCGAGGTCAGGGTGAAGGGCGAGCGGCCCTACCGCCGCGCGCTCGTGATCAGCCTGCTCAACCCGAAGGCGATCCTCTTCTTCGTCGCCTTCTTCGTGCAGTTCGTCGACCCGGCCTACGCGCACCCGGCGATCTCGTTCCTGGTGCTCGGCAGCCTCGCGACCGTCGCGAGCGCGGCGTACCTCAGCGTCCTGATCTTCGCCGGCACCCGCCTGGCCGCCGCCTTCGCCCGTCGCAAGCGGCTCTCCGCCGGCGCGACCTCGGCCGTTGGTGCGGTGTTCGTCGGCTTCGCCGTCAAGCTGGCCCTCGCCTCGGCGTGATGCTCAGCGACGGAACAGGAGCCGCTCGATCGGTCCGCTGAGGACGAGCACGAGCAGCGAGAGGTAGCCGACACCCGGCAGCACCAGCGCGATGACCAGCGCGAGCGTGAGCAGGACGGCGAAGGTCAGCAGGCCGTAGGTGCCCGAGCTGTTCGGCGGGTTGTCGGCCACCCACAGCGCGGGATTGCGGCGCAGCACCACGTGGAGGGCGACGCTGACCAGGGCGTTGGCCAGCATGCTGCCGATGTAGAGCGCGAGCTGCGGCCGGTCGGTCTCGAGCGATCCCGCGAGGGCCGTCGGGACCGGCAGCCAGACGATCGTGAACATCCAGACGATGTTGAGCAGCATGAGCGGCTGGGAGTACGCCGCGACGTGCTCGAAGAGGCGGTGGTGTGCGCGCCAGAAGGTCGAGATGATCGCGAAGCTGAGGGCGAAGGCGAAGAGCTGGTCGGAGTGGTCGCGCAGGTAGTCGGCGGTCGAGAGCCCCTCGGAGGCCGTCTCCGAGACCGCCTCCGTGAGCGGCAGGACGAGCAGCGTCATCGCGATCGCCACGACCGCGTCGGTGAAGAACGTCAGCCGCTCGGCGGAGCGGTGCTCCACCACCTCGTCACCGGCCATGACGTCACGATAGGGCGAGCGGGCCGCACACTCGTGCAGCGACGTTGTCGGATCCGCGCGGGCGTGTTCGTAGAAGTGGTGAGAGGCTGCCCGACAACGGGTGCCCATGACCACAGGAGCAGACATGCACTACCTCCTCACCGTCGTCGGAGACACCGACAACCCCGCTGACGACTCGGCACCGGGCGCGATCGACGCCTTCAACGACCGGCTCAAGGACGAGGGGCGCTGGGTCTTCGCCGGCGGCCTCACCGACCCGGCCGACGCGACCGTGACCGACAACCGGGGCGGCGACCCGGTCTTCAGCGACGGACCGTTCGTGGAGTCCAAGGAGTTCCTCGCCGGTTTCTGGGTCGTCACCGCCGCCGATCTCGACGAGGCGCTCGCGCTCTCGGTCGACGCATCGCGTGCGTGCCACCGCAAGATCGAGGTGCGCCCCTTCGACGGTGTCGCCTGACGTGACGGCCGTCGAGGACGTCCTCGCCCGGGTCCACCGCGAGGAGTGGGCCCGGCTCGTGGCCGTCCTGGTGCGGCGCTTCGGCGACCTCGACGTCGCCGAGGACGCCGCGGCCGAGGCCTTCGCGGTCGCCCTCCAGAAGTGGCGCGCCGACGGCGTGCCTCCCAATCCCGCCGCCTGGTTGACCACGACGGCCGGCAACAAGGCGCTCGACCGGGTCCGTCGCGAGGGCAAGCGCGACGACAAGCAGAAGCAGGCGCACATGCTCACCGACCAGCTCTCCGGTCCGCCGGAGCCGACCGGGGCCGTCGAGGACGAACGGCTCCGGCTCCTCTTCACCTGCGCCCACCCCGCCCTCGCGATGGAGGCGCGCGTGGCGCTCACCCTCCGCATGGTCGGCGGCCTCACCGTCGCCGAGATCGCACGTGCCTTCCTCGTCCAGGAGACCGCGATGGGCCAGCGCATCACCCGCGCGAAGGCCAAGATCAAGAACGCCCGCATCCCCTACCGCGTGCCGGAGGCGGCCGACCTGCCCTCCCGCGTGGACGGGGTGCTCGCCGTCCTCTACCTCGTCTTCAACGAGGGCTACCTCGCCAGCGGTGCCGAGTCCGACCCGGTCCGTGCCGACCTCACCGGAGAGGCGATCCGGCTGGCCCGCCTGGTCCGCACCCTGCTGCCGTACGACGGCGAGGTGGCCGGCCTTCTCGCCCTGATGCTGCTGACCGAGGCCCGCCGTGGCGCCCGCGTATCCGCGTCGGGTGAGCTGGTGACCCTGGACCAGCAGGACCGGGGCTCGAGGGACCGCGGGCTCATCGCCGAGGGCCACGCCCTCGTCCGGGAGCGGCTGGCGTCCGGACAGGCACCCGGGCGCTACCAGGTGCTCTCCGCGATCAATGCCGTGCACACCGACGCCGCCGACGCGCGCGACACCGACTGGTCGCAGGTCGTCGCCCTCTACGACCAGCTCGTGCGGCTCGACGCCAACCCGGTCGTCGCGCTCAACCGGGCGATCGCCGTCGCCGAGCTCGACGGCCCGCAGGTCGCCCTCGCCCAGGTCGACGCGCTCCGCGGGCCGCTCGACGACTACCACGCCTTCCACGCGACCCGGGCCGACCTGCTGCGGCGGCTCGGTCGGTCGGCCGACTCCCGCGCGGCCTACGACCGGGCGATCGCGCTGGCCGGCAACAGCGCGGAGTCGGCGTACCTCACCCGGCGTCGTGACGAGCTCGGGGCCTCAGGAGCATCGACGTAGCCTGCTGGGGTGTCCACCCGCCTCACCGTCACCTCCACCGAGTCCGTCACGCCCAGCCTGCGCCGGGTCTGGTTCCGCTCCGACGACCTGTCCGCCTTCGCCGCGAGCGAGGACACCGACCGCTACGTGAAGCTGGTGTTCCACGACGGCGTGCGGACCTACACCGCGCTCTTCCCCGACGTCGCCGCCGGCACGCTGGCGATCGACTTCGTGGTCCACGGCGACGAGGGCATCGCCGGCCCGTGGGCCCAGCGCGCGCAGCCCGGCGACGAGCTCGAGGTCAACGGCCCCGGCGGCGGCTACCGCCCCGACCCGACCGCCGACGTGCACCTCCTCGCCGGCGACGACTCGGCGGTCCCGGCGATCTCCGCGGCCCTCGCCTCGCTGGCCGCGGACGCGACCGGCCAGGCGTTCGTCCTGGTCGACGACGCTGCGCACGAGCCCGCCCTGACGGCGCCCGCGGGCGTGACGATCACGTTCCTCCACCGCGACGCCGGGCAGTCGCTCGGCGACGCGGTGCGGGCATGGCCGTGGCCCGAGGGCCGGGTCCAGGCGTTCGTCCACGGCGAGGCGCAGGAGGTCATGCACGGGGTGCGGCCCTACCTGCTCAAGGAGCGCGGCCTCCCCCGCGCCGACGCCTCCATCTCCGGCTACTGGCGCGCCGGTCGCACCGAGGAGTCATTCCGGGTCTGGAAGCGCGAGCTCGCCGAGGCCGAAGCCTGACCACGTGAGCGCCCCCGCACCGCCCCGGCCGCCGCACCCGCCGCAGGAGTCGGCTGGGACAATCGAGCCCGTGAGTGCCCCCCGCCGACCCAGCCTGATGGCCGACCTCGGGGCGGCCGTCCTCGCGCTCGTGCTGATCGGTCTCGCCGGGATGCTGGGCAAGTGGCAGTACGACGCCTGGCAGGCGCACCGTGACGCCGAGGCTCGCGACCTGACCGGGCTGGCGGCCGTGCCGCTGACCGACGTGATGGGCAACGACGACCCGTTCCCGGGGACCGACGTCGGTCGACCGGTCGACGTCTCGGGCACCTGGATCGAGGGCGGCTTCTGGGTCGCCGACCGCGACCACGACGGCACGCCGGGATACTGGGCGGTCGCCCCGCTCGAGGTCGGCGACGCCGCCGTGCTCGTCGTACGCGGATGGGCCCCCGAGCCCGACCCGGACCTCCTCGCGGCGACCGGCGACGCCTCTGTCACCGGTTGGCTCCAGCCGCCCGAGGGCAGCCTCGTCGTCGACGACGACCCCACCGACGACGTCTTCCCCGAGATTCGCGTCGCCGACGCCGTCCAGCGCGTCGACATCGACCTCTACTCGGCCTACGTCATCAGCCAGGAGCCCGCTGACGGTCTGCAGTCCGCCGAGCTCGAGGCGCTGCCGGAGGCGAGCAGCTTCACCGGCATCCGCAACCTGCTCTACGCCTTCGAGTGGTGGGTCTTCGGCGCCTTCGCCGCCTTCATCTGGTGGCGCTGGCGGCGCGACGTGGTGACCGGGGTCTCGTCCCCGCTCAACGCGGGCGGGGACTCCTCGGACGCCACCAGCGGCCGGATAGGTTGAGCGCCGTGCGTCCCCTCTTCACCACCTACCGCGTCCTGGCGTTCATCGTCGGTGTCGCGCTCGCGTTCTGCGCCCTCGTGGCCGCCCCGATGAAGTACCTCTTCGCCGAGGGCAGCAGCATCCAGGAGCTCGGTGACTCCCTCAGCATCCTGTGGGCGCTGCACGGCACCCTCTACATGGTCTACTTCCTCGTCGCGCTGATGCTCGCCTACCGCGCCCGGTGGTCGCCCCAGTTCACGCTGCTCCTGCTCATCGCGGGCCTCGTGCCGCTGCTGATGTTCTTCGTCGAGCACCGCGCGGCCGAGCGGATGAAGGCCGAGCACCCCGAGCTGGCCTAGCTCCCTCGTCGTACTCCCGCTCGAGCGGTGAGTGAGCCACCTTCGGCGCGCTCGGAACGTGGCTCACGCACCGCTCGGCAGCCGACACGCCCGAGACATGACTCTGGCGGTGCCCCAGCCACATTCGCGTCGTACGGAATGTGGCTGGGACACCGCCAGGTGCAGGCGTTACTTCTTCTGCGGTACGTCGTCGATGTCGATGACCTCGGCCGGCTCGTCGGGCGTGGTGGCCTCGTGGGCCTCCTCGACCGAGTCGCTGATCGCCTCGCCGGGGGCGCCGCCGCCGGCGTCCTCGACGGCCGGGGGCTCCTCGGTCACGACGTCGGCGGCCGTGGGCGCGGCACCCGACGCGGGTGCGGCCGGGGACGGCGGGGTCGCGGGCTTCGGCGCGGGCGGGGCCGGCGGGACGTAGGTCGACTGCCAGCTGTCGTCCTGCTTGGCCTTGAGCTTGCTGAAGACCGCGCCGCCGATGGCGAGCAGGGCGCCCACGAGCAGGAACTTCTTGAGCTTGCCGCCCTTGGGCTCGGGCTCGATGCCGCGCAGCTCGTTGACCTTCGCGGCCGCCAGGTCGCGGCCCTCGGCTGCACGCTCGGCGGCCACTGCGGCGGCGGTCGAGGCGACGGACGACGCACGCTCGGCAGCGGTGGCGCGGTACTCGGCGAGGAGCGGTGCGGCCTTGTCACGGGCCTCGGCCGTCTTCTCGACGGCGGTCGCGGCGCCGGCCGAGGCTGCCTCGGTGGCCTTGGTGCGGGCGTCCTCGATCAGGGGCGCAGCCTTGTCGCGGGCATCCGAGATCGCAGGTCCGGCCTTGTCCACGGCCTGCTCCCACGCGTGCTCGAGCTGGGGCAGGACCTTGTCGGTGAACTGGTCGGCGATCTGGTCGACGTAGTCGTGCGCCCGGTCCCCGAGGGACTTCTTGCGGCCGAAAGGCATGCGGATCCTCCTCTTTCAGTAGTCCCTCCATCTCACCATGCCCACCCTGAGGCGACCAGCCCCGTCCGGGTGGTGGGGGAGCAGTACGCCCCGCGTGGGCCCCGCGTGGCAGGATCGAGGCGCACACAGAAGATCATTGAGAGCAT is a window of Nocardioides oleivorans DNA encoding:
- the leuE gene encoding leucine efflux protein LeuE, which gives rise to MLGITDLPTYLVGLILIVLLPGPNSLYVLSVAARRGVRTGYGAAAGVWTGDAVLMTLSAAGVASLLQANPTAFSVVKWAGASYLLWLAIGMMRAAWGMWRSRRSVAEQIADAAVEAGFETAPEVRVKGERPYRRALVISLLNPKAILFFVAFFVQFVDPAYAHPAISFLVLGSLATVASAAYLSVLIFAGTRLAAAFARRKRLSAGATSAVGAVFVGFAVKLALASA
- a CDS encoding siderophore-interacting protein, which produces MSTRLTVTSTESVTPSLRRVWFRSDDLSAFAASEDTDRYVKLVFHDGVRTYTALFPDVAAGTLAIDFVVHGDEGIAGPWAQRAQPGDELEVNGPGGGYRPDPTADVHLLAGDDSAVPAISAALASLAADATGQAFVLVDDAAHEPALTAPAGVTITFLHRDAGQSLGDAVRAWPWPEGRVQAFVHGEAQEVMHGVRPYLLKERGLPRADASISGYWRAGRTEESFRVWKRELAEAEA
- a CDS encoding YciI family protein; this encodes MHYLLTVVGDTDNPADDSAPGAIDAFNDRLKDEGRWVFAGGLTDPADATVTDNRGGDPVFSDGPFVESKEFLAGFWVVTAADLDEALALSVDASRACHRKIEVRPFDGVA
- a CDS encoding TlpA disulfide reductase family protein, yielding MTTHDLTIRDWTVAGWLGTPRPDFAVGDLADRVVLAAAFQMLCPGCVETTIPQLRRAAATFPADQVAVVGLHTVFEHHEAMTPVALQAFLHEYRVTFPVAMDQPARRGQVPVTMERFAMQGTPTVMLYDRAGALRRRTFGHVPDLELGAQVAALVLEDGPTAAPPVAHDVRPSRAYACDETGCRV
- a CDS encoding DUF3817 domain-containing protein, translated to MRPLFTTYRVLAFIVGVALAFCALVAAPMKYLFAEGSSIQELGDSLSILWALHGTLYMVYFLVALMLAYRARWSPQFTLLLLIAGLVPLLMFFVEHRAAERMKAEHPELA
- a CDS encoding RNA polymerase sigma factor, giving the protein MTAVEDVLARVHREEWARLVAVLVRRFGDLDVAEDAAAEAFAVALQKWRADGVPPNPAAWLTTTAGNKALDRVRREGKRDDKQKQAHMLTDQLSGPPEPTGAVEDERLRLLFTCAHPALAMEARVALTLRMVGGLTVAEIARAFLVQETAMGQRITRAKAKIKNARIPYRVPEAADLPSRVDGVLAVLYLVFNEGYLASGAESDPVRADLTGEAIRLARLVRTLLPYDGEVAGLLALMLLTEARRGARVSASGELVTLDQQDRGSRDRGLIAEGHALVRERLASGQAPGRYQVLSAINAVHTDAADARDTDWSQVVALYDQLVRLDANPVVALNRAIAVAELDGPQVALAQVDALRGPLDDYHAFHATRADLLRRLGRSADSRAAYDRAIALAGNSAESAYLTRRRDELGASGAST
- a CDS encoding SURF1 family protein produces the protein MSAPRRPSLMADLGAAVLALVLIGLAGMLGKWQYDAWQAHRDAEARDLTGLAAVPLTDVMGNDDPFPGTDVGRPVDVSGTWIEGGFWVADRDHDGTPGYWAVAPLEVGDAAVLVVRGWAPEPDPDLLAATGDASVTGWLQPPEGSLVVDDDPTDDVFPEIRVADAVQRVDIDLYSAYVISQEPADGLQSAELEALPEASSFTGIRNLLYAFEWWVFGAFAAFIWWRWRRDVVTGVSSPLNAGGDSSDATSGRIG
- a CDS encoding TMEM175 family protein encodes the protein MAGDEVVEHRSAERLTFFTDAVVAIAMTLLVLPLTEAVSETASEGLSTADYLRDHSDQLFAFALSFAIISTFWRAHHRLFEHVAAYSQPLMLLNIVWMFTIVWLPVPTALAGSLETDRPQLALYIGSMLANALVSVALHVVLRRNPALWVADNPPNSSGTYGLLTFAVLLTLALVIALVLPGVGYLSLLVLVLSGPIERLLFRR